The Hermetia illucens chromosome 2, iHerIll2.2.curated.20191125, whole genome shotgun sequence genomic interval TATCGACGAAAGTAAACTAATAATAAACTTCGACACTAGATGCATAAAATCCTTCAAAATTACTCGAAGTGAAGTATCACAAATCGACAATCATGGCGGGGAATAAAATCTTGCCAAAAGCTATATTTAACTGCACAGTCTCATAGGCACCTCACAATGGAATCACTAGTCAACGCCATTTCTTAAAAATAGACAATTCATTATTAGTCATGCACTTGAGTGTCTAGATATATGTAGTTTCAGGAGTCGACATTGGGTGTTTTTTTCTCAAGGAACTGTGCGTGTCCAAGTCCAAAAGAaactatgaatttgaggaatTTTCTAAAGACGTCTCCTGAAAAACTGAAGCAGGCAGCCACCTTACAGGTCGCAGTGATTTTCCAAGATGTTAATTAGAACCAAGCAATCAATTTTTTTACATCAGTACTAGCATTTTTATAAAAAGTTTATTTCatagaaaataataatgaattttACAAAAACGACATTTATCACaggaaataattaaataatgcaTGCAATTTATAATTCACTTATAACTGTTAGATAGGcagttcaaataaaaattaggaGAAGATTTTCTCTTTCACATCTCCATTCTCTGGTTTTTTATCCTGAAGACTGGGTCGTGCAGGACCAGTTTGTTGAACAGGAATCACTCGTTCTACACCTTCCGCTGGCTTGGCTGGCGGATGTGCTTTGATTGTTAGGACACCGTCAGGTGAGAATGTGGAGACTACGTCCTTTGGGTCATAACCTTCAGGCAGAGTGAACTTTCGGACGATGTGTCGAGAAACCAATCCGTACTCATCCTGCCGCTCGTCGTGTTTGCCTTCGATGACCACGGTATTACCAACGGTTCTAACACTGATTTCCTCCGGTTTGAATTGCTTAACATTGACAATGGTTTGGGCAGTTGATTGTTTGTCGTCTCCGCTCTGCTTGGAATCATCTGCGTGGCCTTTAGGTGAACCAAAAGTGCGTTCCCTGCTTGGTGTAATTTCCATTCCTAGCAAATCCCAATCGTTGAAACGTGACCGACGCGATTTAAATGGATCGTAAAAATCGAAAATGAGATCCATCTTTATTATACAAATTTAGATTTGCAATTTGTATTAACTAACCACTTCACTATAGCACTTGGAGGGATTGGCTTGGATTTTGAATCCGCTGTAAGTTCACTTTGTGTATTGGCCGTGATCTAATGCCTGCTTCTGCTTCCACACCAATTTATATACCGATGGA includes:
- the LOC119650380 gene encoding heat shock protein 27-like isoform X1; the protein is MDLIFDFYDPFKSRRSRFNDWDLLGMEITPSRERTFGSPKGHADDSKQSGDDKQSTAQTIVNVKQFKPEEISVRTVGNTVVIEGKHDERQDEYGLVSRHIVRKFTLPEGYDPKDVVSTFSPDGVLTIKAHPPAKPAEGVERVIPVQQTGPARPSLQDKKPENGDVKEKIFS
- the LOC119650380 gene encoding heat shock protein 27-like isoform X2; this encodes MEITPSRERTFGSPKGHADDSKQSGDDKQSTAQTIVNVKQFKPEEISVRTVGNTVVIEGKHDERQDEYGLVSRHIVRKFTLPEGYDPKDVVSTFSPDGVLTIKAHPPAKPAEGVERVIPVQQTGPARPSLQDKKPENGDVKEKIFS